The genomic stretch GCCCGATTCGGTGCCGGTGGAGCTCGCTGAGGCGCTCCCGGAGACGATGGCCCGGGAAAACCTGATCGCTCCCATCTCCCGGGAAGGCGGCCGGCTGACGGTCGCGACGGCGGACCCGTTCTGCCACACGGCGTTTTCCTCCATCGAGGAGATGAGCGGGATGCCGGTGCGGATCGTGATCTGCCCCCGGCGCACGATCGGCAGGATCATCTCCCGGCTCTACCCGGAGCCGGAGAGCCTTCTGCCCGCGGAGATCACGGGCGGGGCGATCACGCGGGAGGAGGCCGAGGACTGGCTGTCCGTCGGCGGCGTCCGCCACGTGGTCGAGCGGATGCTGCTGCACTGCGCGAGCCGGGAGATTTCCGGCATGAGGATGTATCCGGCCGGAAAGGACCTGGTCATCGAGGGGCGCGGAGGGAGCGAGGGGAAGCCCGTCCTGCTGCTCTCGTGCCCGCTGCGGCGCAGGGGGATCCTCCAGGAGGCGTTCCTCGAGCTCTCGTCCGCGGCGGTGTCGCCGTCCGGCCTTTCCGAGAAGGTCTTCCACATCGAATCGTCCTCCGGCGTCACGGCCTGCCAGGCGAGCTTCGTCCGGGGGCTTTCCGGACCCGAAGTGATCGTGAAGATCGTCCCCGACCTGCGGACCGGCCTTTCCCTCGATTCCATCGGGCTGAACGCCGCGCAGTACGAGATCACGCAGAAGGTGCTGGGGAGGGGGGACGGCCTGTTCCTGGTTTCCTCCCCCGGTCCCGAAGGGGGGGCCACCACGCTGTACGCCATGCTGCGGCAGGCGAACCGCCCGGGGAGGCGCGTGGTCACGGTGGAGGAGCGGCACCGGTTCCGCAACGAGGGATACATCCAGCTTCTGCGGAGCCAGATGGAGGAGGGATACTCCCGGAGCTGGCCGCGGCTCGCGGAGTCGCTCGAGCCCGACATTCTGATGATCGAGAACATCTCCGAGCCGGACGATCTCGCCGCGCTGGTCCACCTCGCGGAATCGGGGATGGTCGTCCTGTGCGGCATCCGCAGGCACAATTTCGACCGGACCCTCCGGACGCTGCTGACGCTCGACGTCGATCCGTTCACCCTGGCGCACGTGGTGCGGCTTGCGATGCACCAGCGGCTGGTGAAGCTGCTCTGCATGGATTGCCGGCGCGCGGTGCCGGCGAAGCCGTCCCTGAGGATGGTGGGCGAACGCTACCGGGAGGAGTTGGAGCGGGTCGTGACGGACTTCTCCTTCTACCTCCCGGCGGGGTGCCCGAAATGCGGCGGGACCGGCTATTCCGGGAAAATGGCGCTCATCGAGCTCCTGCCGTTCACGCCGGGGGTGGAGAACATCGTCGCATCGGACATGGACCTCGAGGAAAAACTCGGCGCGCTCGTCAAGGAAGATTTTTACCCGGCGGTCGAATCCGTCCACGATCTGCTCCGCCGGGGGATGGTAACATACGATGACGTTTTGCCGTTCTTCCGCTGAGAACGCGTCCGCGAGGGGAACCCATTGAAGGAAACCACGCTGAACAGGATGTTCCTGAACCGGATCGCCGAGGGCGGCGACGCGGTGAGGTACATGGTACCGGAAAGGGGCGTGTATACGCCCGTGACGTACCGGCAGGCGGGCGACGCGGCGCGGGAGATCTGCCTCGGGCTGATGGCCGCGGGGCTGTCGCGCGGCGACCGCGTGGCGATCCTTTCGGGCACCCGCCTGGAATGGTGCCTGGCCGACATCGGCGCGATCCTGGGCGGCTTCATCCCCGTGCCGATCTACCCGTCGAGCCTTCCCGACCAGGTGGAGTACATCCTGGCGCACTGCCGCGCCAGCGCCGTCGTCGTCGAGGACGAGCCGCAGTTCAACAAGGTCGCCTGGTGCGCCGGCCGGCTCCCGGGGCTCGCCGCCGTCGTGACGATGACCGGGGATCCCGCGGGGAAGGACCGGACCGTCTCTCTGGAAGAGCTGAAAAGGCGGGGGCGGGAATACGGCGCGGCGAATCCCGGCGCCCTGGAGCGGCGGACGGAGGAGATCCGGCCCGAGGACGACCTGACGATCATCTACACCTCGGGGACGACCGGCCCGCCGAAAGGGGTGCTGACGAGCCACGGCAACTACGCGTTCAACGTGACATCCACGCTGGAGGCGATCGACATCCCGCGGGGATCGATGTTCCTCCAGTTCCTCCCGCTGGCGCACTCCCTCGGGCGGATCGAGCATTTCATCACCTGGGACGCGATGACGGTCACGGCGTTCGCGCGCGGGCTCCAGACGGTGGCCGAGGACCTGGCCGTCGTGCGCCCCGAGATCATGGTCAGCGTCCCGCGGCTGTACGAGAAGTTCTACGCCCGCGTCCTTGCGAAGGTCGAGGAGGACGGGGGGCTGAAGAAGGCCATCTTCCGGTGGGCGCTCGGGGTGGGGCGCGAGGTGTCCCGCCGCAAGCAGCGGGGGGAGGCGATCCCCGGGTTCCTTGCGTGGAAGAACTCGATCGCGGACCGGCTGGTCTTCGGGAAGATCCGGGAGCGGATGGGCGGCCGGCTGCGCTTCTTCGTCTCCGGCGGCGCGCCGCTCGCCCAGGAGATCGCCGAGTTCCTCCACGCGCTCGGGGTGCTCATCATCGAGGGGTACGGCCTCACGGAGACCTCGACGATCGCGTCGTGCAACCGGCTGGACAACTACAAGTTCGGGACCGTCGGGATCCCGCTTCCCGGCACGGAGGTCCGCATCGCGCCCGACGGCGAGATCCTCATCCGGGGCCGGCACATCTTCAAGGAGTACTACAACGACCCCTCCGCCACGAAGGAGGCGATCGATCCGGAAGGATGGCTCCATTCCGGCGACATCGGGGTCCTCGACGGAGACGGATTCCTCAGGATCACCGACCGGAAAAAGGACATCATCGTGACGTCCGGCGGAAAGAACATCGCCCCGCAGAATGTCGAGAACCTTT from Thermodesulfobacteriota bacterium encodes the following:
- a CDS encoding ATPase, T2SS/T4P/T4SS family, which gives rise to MSQSTPDLLDRLARLGYVTPGDMKEIRESASVRGIPLLEAAVLGNRLHQDARGWILAETIGIPFLEIEPDSVPVELAEALPETMARENLIAPISREGGRLTVATADPFCHTAFSSIEEMSGMPVRIVICPRRTIGRIISRLYPEPESLLPAEITGGAITREEAEDWLSVGGVRHVVERMLLHCASREISGMRMYPAGKDLVIEGRGGSEGKPVLLLSCPLRRRGILQEAFLELSSAAVSPSGLSEKVFHIESSSGVTACQASFVRGLSGPEVIVKIVPDLRTGLSLDSIGLNAAQYEITQKVLGRGDGLFLVSSPGPEGGATTLYAMLRQANRPGRRVVTVEERHRFRNEGYIQLLRSQMEEGYSRSWPRLAESLEPDILMIENISEPDDLAALVHLAESGMVVLCGIRRHNFDRTLRTLLTLDVDPFTLAHVVRLAMHQRLVKLLCMDCRRAVPAKPSLRMVGERYREELERVVTDFSFYLPAGCPKCGGTGYSGKMALIELLPFTPGVENIVASDMDLEEKLGALVKEDFYPAVESVHDLLRRGMVTYDDVLPFFR
- a CDS encoding long-chain fatty acid--CoA ligase → MKETTLNRMFLNRIAEGGDAVRYMVPERGVYTPVTYRQAGDAAREICLGLMAAGLSRGDRVAILSGTRLEWCLADIGAILGGFIPVPIYPSSLPDQVEYILAHCRASAVVVEDEPQFNKVAWCAGRLPGLAAVVTMTGDPAGKDRTVSLEELKRRGREYGAANPGALERRTEEIRPEDDLTIIYTSGTTGPPKGVLTSHGNYAFNVTSTLEAIDIPRGSMFLQFLPLAHSLGRIEHFITWDAMTVTAFARGLQTVAEDLAVVRPEIMVSVPRLYEKFYARVLAKVEEDGGLKKAIFRWALGVGREVSRRKQRGEAIPGFLAWKNSIADRLVFGKIRERMGGRLRFFVSGGAPLAQEIAEFLHALGVLIIEGYGLTETSTIASCNRLDNYKFGTVGIPLPGTEVRIAPDGEILIRGRHIFKEYYNDPSATKEAIDPEGWLHSGDIGVLDGDGFLRITDRKKDIIVTSGGKNIAPQNVENLLKNDPFISQAFVYGDRKKYLTALITLSPDELLAWAGKHGIREREIQALAKLPEVEKLIRERVDGINRGLASFEQVKRFVLLGNDFSQETGELTPTLKIRRKVVVGKYGHLLDALYEKD